A window of the Thermoanaerobaculia bacterium genome harbors these coding sequences:
- a CDS encoding amidohydrolase family protein, whose translation LAALLPAPFRAAEVRPIAIRAARLLDVRRGVIVPDPVVVVEGDRIRSVGREVPAGAEVLDLGPVTLVPGLFDMHTHLSVGGTAKMRGVSLMTATPADVTIQAAVNARETLLAGFTSVRECGANDFIDVALKNAVARGAIPGPRITPSGYQISMTGGHGDVVGFPPGVFELGPKEGIADGVPNVLFAVRYQLKHGAEVIKVMATGGVLGEERTPTARQYSDEELRAVVEEAHRNGVKVEAHAHGLEGILAAIRAGVDSIEHGSMLNEEGIRLMKERGTFLVPTLYVAQPASNTGAGMSEHVREKGKQMGAEANANFPKAVRAGVRIAFGTDAGVYPHGLNAREFGVLVEHGMTPIDAIRSATIWAADLLGVSDRGSIEPGYVADIVAAAGDPLQNVRTLESVAFVMKGGVVYRNEAAPR comes from the coding sequence TTCTCGCCGCCCTGCTTCCGGCGCCGTTCCGCGCCGCGGAGGTCCGCCCGATCGCGATCCGCGCCGCGCGCCTGCTGGACGTCCGTCGAGGCGTGATCGTTCCGGATCCCGTGGTCGTCGTCGAAGGAGACCGGATCCGATCCGTCGGGCGGGAGGTTCCGGCGGGCGCCGAGGTCCTCGATCTCGGACCCGTCACGCTCGTTCCGGGCCTCTTCGACATGCATACCCATCTGTCCGTCGGGGGGACGGCGAAGATGCGCGGCGTCAGTCTGATGACGGCCACGCCGGCCGATGTCACGATCCAGGCGGCGGTCAACGCCCGCGAGACGCTCCTCGCGGGGTTCACGAGCGTGCGGGAATGCGGCGCCAACGACTTCATCGACGTCGCGTTGAAGAACGCCGTGGCTCGGGGCGCGATCCCGGGACCGCGGATCACGCCATCGGGGTACCAGATCAGCATGACAGGGGGACATGGTGACGTCGTCGGATTCCCGCCCGGCGTCTTCGAGCTCGGGCCGAAGGAAGGGATCGCCGACGGCGTCCCCAACGTGCTGTTCGCGGTCCGCTATCAACTCAAGCACGGTGCCGAGGTGATCAAGGTGATGGCGACCGGCGGCGTCCTCGGGGAGGAGCGCACGCCGACCGCGCGCCAGTATTCGGACGAGGAGCTGAGGGCGGTGGTCGAGGAAGCTCATCGCAACGGCGTGAAGGTCGAGGCTCACGCCCACGGACTGGAGGGCATCCTGGCGGCCATCCGCGCCGGTGTCGACTCGATCGAGCACGGTTCGATGCTGAACGAGGAGGGCATCCGCCTGATGAAGGAGCGGGGGACCTTTCTCGTACCGACCCTGTACGTGGCGCAGCCGGCGAGCAATACGGGCGCGGGAATGTCCGAACACGTCCGGGAAAAGGGAAAGCAGATGGGCGCGGAGGCGAACGCGAACTTTCCCAAGGCGGTGCGGGCCGGCGTCCGGATCGCCTTCGGCACGGACGCCGGCGTTTACCCCCACGGCCTGAACGCCCGGGAATTCGGCGTGCTCGTGGAGCATGGAATGACGCCGATCGACGCGATTCGTTCCGCGACGATCTGGGCGGCGGATCTGCTCGGGGTCTCGGACCGGGGCTCGATCGAGCCGGGCTACGTCGCCGACATCGTCGCCGCTGCCGGCGACCCTCTGCAGAACGTCCGGACCCTGGAGTCCGTCGCGTTCGTGATGAAGGGCGGAGTCGTGTACCGGAACGAAGCGGCTCCTCGTTAG